The following nucleotide sequence is from Streptomyces pactum.
GCCCCCGCGCCGCCCCGCCAGGTCCAGGCGGTACAGCTCGGTGGCGCTGCGCACCGCCTGCCCGATGTCGCGCGGGAAGGCCAGCCCGACCTCGGGGGCGGGGTCGGCGTCGGCGAGGCCGATCTCGTGCAGCGGGACCGGCCGGCCCAGCTTGGAGCCGATGGCGGCGGCGATCAGATGGGGCGCGGCACCCTGCGGGACCATGCCCTTGGAGACCCAGCGCGCCACCGACGTCTTGTCGTAGCGCAGCGTCAGACCGCGCTGTGCGCCGAGGTCGTTGACTCTGCGCGCGAGCCCGGCGTTGCTGATTCCCGCGAGGGCGAGAACGGCGCCGAGCTTCTCGTTCGGCCCGCGTGGCTCCCTGGACATGCGCACCCCTCGAACAACGCCGACGGCCGCCCCGGCATAGGCACGGGGCATTCGTAAACCCAGCGTAGTTCGCCGCATCCCGACCGTTAAGAGGTCTCATCCCGGATGGCGGGATTCTTGTACGAACGCGGGTGCGGGAGCGGGCGTGTGCTCCCGGTGCGTGTGGCCGTGCGCCTGTGTGTGCGCTCTGTCTGGGCCGGTCCGGCGGGGCTTCCATGGACCGTGCGTGGGTCGGCCCCATGGCACAAAGCCAGTGGGCTGGGGGACACCGCCGCCTCATTCCCCGCGGGCGGCGGAACGGTCCGGGAGGTGCACACCACCTCCCGGACTGTGGTGTTCGCCCCCCGAGCGCGGTGCCAGGTCACCGCGGGCCCGCGCCAGGGTGCGTCGGGAATTTGGCTGAATGTCACTCCTGGCGGCCGGGCTGCCGCGCCGGGCCGGGGAGGGGGAGGCCCGAGCGGCGGCCCGGCATCGACCCTGTGCGGCCCGCCTGTTCCGCCGCGTTCCGCCACCGGTCCGCCACCGGTCCGCCACCGGTCCGCAGGTGTCCGTGGACGCCGCGGTGCCCACCGCTGGCGGTGCCCCGCGCGGGCCGGTGAGGCCTTCCGGCACCGGACACCGGTATGCCGGACTCGCGCCGTTCCGCGGTGAGTTGTGCGGTGGAAGCGGTGGTGGCCGCCGGCCGTCCCGGCCGGGCCCGGGGCGTGCGCCGCCCGCGCGCCGCGCCGCCGACCGGTTCCGGCCGTGGCAGCATGGGCCCGGCCGAGCGGTGGCCCGTCCCGGCTCCCGGCCAACGGCCGTACCGGTCGGGCGCGGTCCGGCACCCGTCGATGGCGACGCTCGGTGAACGCGTCGCACACGGCGTGATGTTGTCGCAAAACCGGAGTGACGAGGTGGGCCCGGCGTTGCCCGGGTGGCTCCCGGAACCGGCGATCAGCCGTGCATGATGGCGCGTGCGTACTGGTGGCCACGGTCGGTGGAGGCGGCGATGCGGTGGTTGGTGGGGTGGAGCAGAGCCACCGCGGGACCCGCCACGGCCGGCGCCGACGCCCTCCAGCCGGTCGGCGCCCAGCTGCTGTGGGACGGCCCGGACCCGCTGTGGGCGGTCGGTGACTGGCGGCCCGACGAGGTGCGCGTGGTGCAGACCGATCCCCTCACCCGGCTCGCCGTCATCGGCTGCTGCGGGGCCAGCGACGAGGAGCTGAGGCTGGGGCTGTTCGCCGCCCGCGGAGGCGCGCTGCGCCACCTCACCGCATGGCCGGGGAGCTACACCGCGGTGGCCCGCGCCGGCCGCCGGATCACCGTGGTCGGCGACCTCGCCGGAGCCCGGCCGGTGTTCCACACCCGCTGGGCCGGCGGCACCGCGTACGCCACCGCCGCCCTGCCGCTCGCCGACCTCGTCGAGGCCCAGCTCGACGTCAGCCACCTCGCCGCACTGCTCGCCTGCCCCGACACCCCCGAGGCGGTCGGCGACGGCACCCCCTACGCCGGGGTGCGGCGGACGGCGCCCGGCCACGCGCTGGTCCTCCGGGAGGGCGCCCCGGACCTCGTCGGCTACGAACCCACCGCCTCGCTCGCCTCCGCCGCACCCCCGATGGACCCCGAGGCGGCGGTGGCCGGGGTGCGGGACGCCCTCCTCGACGCGGTACGGGCCCGGCTCGCCGCACCCCGTCACGCCCCGGGTACCGGCGGCCGGCTCGACCCCGGACCGGTGCCCGGCATGGGACCGGCCGACCGGCGGGCGGCCCGGGGCGCGCCGGCCCCCGGCCTCGGTGCCGACCTGTCCGGCGGCAGCGCCTCCGGCACCCTGGCGCTGCTCGCGGCGGGCCTGCCCGGGATCCCGGGCACCCCGGCCGGCCACGGTGCGGAGGCCGGCGAACGGCTCCAGGCCGTCACCTTCAACGACCTGGCGGTGGGGCGCGGCCGGGCCCGCGAGGCCGAACTGGAGCGCGCCCGCGCGATGGCGGAGAACCCCCGGCTGCACCACGTCGTGGTCGCCGGCGGCACCGAGGCGCTGCCGTACGCGGCGCTGGACGGCGGCCCGCTGACCGACGAGCCGGCCTCCTGCCTGGTGCTCGCCGAACGCCACCGGCGCCGCCTCGTCGCGGGCAGCGCCGACCACTTCGTGGGGCACGGCGCCCGCCAGGTGCTCGACGCGCACCCGGCCCGCCTCGCCGACCTGCTGCTCGACCGGCGCCGCCGCCACCTGCTGCGGCCGGCCACCGCGCTGGCCCGGGCGGACGGGCCGTCCGCGCACTCCTTCTTCGTCCCGTTCACCGTGTACCGGGCCGCCCGCCGGCTGGCCCGCACCCCGTACCGGGACGGACTGGAGCAGGTCGCGCACCACCTGCTGGAGGGCCGGTTCACCCCCGAGCCGGGTCCCGGCCGCCCCGGCGCCGTCTCGGCCTCGCTCGCGGCGCTGACCTGGTGCCGGCCCGGCCCGGCCGCCCGCTGGCTCACCGGCGAGGCGCTCGCTGAAGTATCGGTTCGCCTGGAGGCCGCCGCCGCCCGCCCGGCACTCCTGCGGCGCCCCGGCGAGCGCCGTGCCGACGCCGCGCTGAACCGGTTCGCCGCCGACCACCGCATCTTCGAACAGGCGGTGGAGGTCCGCGGCCAGCGGCTGCACGCGCCGTACCTCGACAACCAGGTGGTACGCGCCTGCCGTGCGCTGCCCGAGGCGCTGCGCGTCCAGCCCGGGGCGCGGGCCGCGGTGCTCCGCGCGGTGCTGGCGGGGGCCGGCGTCCGGGACCTGCCGCCCGGCTGGGGGGCCACCTCGCAGGGGGCGCACGTCACCGCGGTGCGCGCCGGACTCCGCACCCATGCCGGGGAGCTGATCGACCTCTTCCACGCCCCGCTGCTGGCGGACGCCGGCCTGGTCGAGGCACGGGTGGTACGGAAAGCGCTGCGCGCGGCGGCCGGCGGGGAACGGCTGCCGCTGGACGGGCTGGCCGAACTCGTCGCCACCGAGGTCTGGCTCCGCCGGCTGCTGGCCCGCCGCGGCACCTGCTGGACCGGCACCGAGGGCCCGCGCCGCCGCGCGGTGGCGGGCGGGTGGTGCCGCGGCAGGGGGTGTGAGGGCCGGGGCCGGGGCCGGGTCAGGGCTAGTCCTGTCCAGGTAGGCCGGGGTCGGGTCGGGGGCGCTGGTCAGGACGGGTCGGGGTCGTCGGGCGGCTCGTCGTCGGTCTCCGGACGGTCGGGGTCCGGCTGGGACCCCGGGCGGGTGGGGCCAGTGGTCGGGTCCGGGCCCGGGCGGGTGAGGGCCGGGGTGGTCCGGTCCGGGTTCCGGCCCTCCGTCCGGCCCAGGGCTCGCCCCCGGCGGCGCCGTTCATCCGCCGCCGCCCCGCCGATCAGCGAGGACAATGAATCCGTGCGGTATCTGATACTCGGCGCCACCGAGGCGCGTGACAGCCATGGACAGCCGCTGCCGCTCGGCGCCGGTGCCCGGCTCCGCGCGCTGCTGACCGCCCTCGCCCTGCGCGCCGCGCGAGCCCTGCCGGTGCCGGTGGACGTACTCATCGGTGAGGTGTGGGCGGACGACCCGCCGCAGGACCCGCCGGCCGCCCTGCAGGCACTGGTCGGCCGGCTCCGCCGGGTGGTCGGCAGGGCCGCGGTGGACTCCGGCCCCGGCGGTTACCGACTGGTCACCCCGGCCGACGAGGTCGATCTGTTCCGCTTCGAGCGGCTGGTGGGCGAGGGCAGCCGGGCGCTCGACAGCGGTGACGCGGAGACCGCCGCCGGTACGCTCCGGGCCGCGCTCGCCCTGTGGCGCGGCCCCGCGTTCGCCGACCTGCCGGACCGCGAGTCCGCCGCCGCCCGCCCCGAGGCCCTCCGGACCACCGCCCTGTACCGGCGCATCGAGGCCGACCTGGCGCTGGGCCGGGCGGTGGAGGTGGTCCCGGAGCTTCGCGAACTCGTCGCCGGCGACCCGCTGCACGAGCCGTTCCAGGCTCAGCTGATCCGCGCGTTGAGCGCCGCGGGACGGCCGGCCGACGCCCTCACGGCGTACGAGGACGCGCGCCGGGCCATCGCCGACCGGCTGGGCAGCCGGCCCGGCACCGAACTCGCCGGGCTGCACGCCCGTTTGCTGCGCGGTGACCGGCCGGCCGACGCCCGGCGGGGCGCCGCCGACGGGCGGAACGGGACCGGCACGCCGTACGGGCCGCCGTGGGGTGCCCTCGACGTTCCGCCCGCACCCGGTCCCGCACCCGGTCCCGCATCCGGCGTGACGGCGGACGGCGGCTCGCCGACCCGGGAGCTCCGCGCACCCGGGATCCCGGCGGTGGGTGACCGGCCGCCGCACGACGCCCCGAACGCCGGCAGCGCACCGGTGTCCGCCCCGGCGCCGGGGGCCGGCACACCGGCGCCCGACGGACGACCGCGGAGCGCACCGGCGGACGGCGGGCCGGACCACGGTGCCGGGTCCGGGCACGGCGCGGGGCCCGGGCACGGTGGTGGCCCGGAGCACGGCGACCGGCCCGGGCTCGGTGGTGGGCCGGGGGATGACGGGCCGGCGGTGAGCCCGCCCCGTACGGCCGGGGCCGGCACGGCCGGACCTCATTCCGCTGCAGCTCGTGCCGCCGGGCCTCCGGCGGCGGAGACACCGGCCGCTCCCGCGCCGACCGGCGATGAGCCGCGCCAGCACGAGCCGCGGCCGCACGAGCCGTGGCAGGGTGAGCCGCGGACGGATGAGCCCCGGACCGGTGTGCCGGCGGGCGGTGTGCCGGCGAACGGTATGCCGTTGAGCGGCGCGACGTCGAACGGCACGCCGCCGAACGGCGTGACGTCGAACGGCGCGCCGCCGGGGGACTCGACGGGGACGCCACCGGCGGGGACTCACCCGGCGAGGACGGACGAGCCGGCGTCTCCGGGCCGCCCGGGCGGGTCACTGCCTCCGTCCGGGCCGGGTGCCTCGCCTCCGTCCGGGCCGGGTGCCTCGCCTCCGTCCGGGCCGGGTGCCTCGCCTTCGTCCGGGCCGGGTGCCCCGCCCCGGACGGGCCCGGCGCCTCGCCCTGCCCGGGCCCGCTGACCCGCCCAGGCCCGGCGCCCCGTCTTCCTCCGGGCCCGGTGACCCGTCCGCGTTCACCCCGGGGCTCGGCCGATGGCCCCGTCCGCGCCCCCGCCGGTGCCGCCGTCCCGTCCGGCGCCCCGCCCGTGCCGGGCGCCGATATCCCGCCCGGGGCCCCTTCGGCGTCGGCATCCCGCCGTCCGCCGCGTCCGCCGCTCCGGCAGCCGTTTCCCCTCCGCCGTCGCCGGTGGCCGCCCTGGCGTACCCCGGCGCCCCGGCCCCGCCCGCTTCGGGGTTCGCCGTCCCCGCCGTACCCGGGAACCTCCGTCCGCGCCTGACCAGCTTCGTCGGGCGGCAGGCGGAAGTGGAGGCGCTCCGCCGGCGGCTGCGCGAGTCCCGCCTGATCACCCTCACGGGCCCCGGCGGGTCGGGGAAGACCCGACTGTCGGAGGAGACCGCGGCGACCGCCGCCGGGGCGTACCCCGACGGCGTGTGGGTGGCCGAACTCGCGCCGCTGGACGACCCGAGCGCCGTGCCGGGCACCGTGCTGAGCGCCGTCGGCCGCCGCGACACCACCTGGCTCGGTGCCGGGTTCGACTCCCGGACCACCGGGCCGGACGGCGCGGACCCCACCGCCCGGCTCATCGAACACTGCGCCCACCGCCGGCTGCTGCTGCTCCTGGACAACTGCGAGCACGTCATCGACGCCGCCGCCAGGCTCGCCGAGACGCTGCTCGCGCACTGCCCCGGTGTGACCGTGCTCGCCACCAGCCGGGAGCCGCTCGGCGTCCCCGGGGAGACGGTACGGCCGGTGGAACCGCTGCTGCCGGCCCCGGCCCACCAGCTCTTCGCGGAGCGCGCCACCGCGGTACGCCCCGGGTTCGCCGCCGATCAGGACCGTGAGACCGCCGCGGCCGTGGCCGAGATCTGCCGGCGGCTGGACGGGCTGCCGCTCGCCATCGAGCTGGCCGCCGCCCGGTTGCGGCTGCTCACCCCCCGGCAGATCGCCGACCGGCTGGACGACCGCTTCCGCCTGCTGACCAGCGGCAGCCGTACCGTGCTGCCCCGGCAGCAGACGCTGCGCGCGGTGGTCGACTGGTCCTGGGACCTGCTCGACGAGCGGGAGCGCACCCTGCTGCGGCGTGCCGCGGTCTTCACCGGCGGCTGGGATCTCGCCGCCGCGGAGGCGGTCTGCGCGGACGGCCCGGACACCGACCCCGGCACCGGCCCGGACACCGACCCCGGCACCGGCCCGGACACCGCCCCGGCGGGCCCCGGCGCCGCCGCGCCCGACGACGCCACCGTCCCGGGGGAGCGGGTGCGTATCGAACGGGCGGACGTGCTGGACCTGCTCGGCGCACTCGTGGACAAGTCGCTGCTCGTCGCCGAGCAGCCACCGCGGCGGTCCGGCGGCGACGAACCCGGTCGCGCGGGGCCGGCTCGCGCAGTGCCAGGTCACGCGGGGCCGGGTGGCGACGGACCGGGAGGCGACGGCCGGGAAGGCGTGGACCGGGATGGCCGGGATGGCGGCGGCGCGGGGGCCGGGGAGCCCGGTACCGGCGGGCCGGGGGCCGGTGAGCCGGACGGCATGCGGTACCGGATGCTGGAGACCATCCACGAGTACGCCACCGAGCGGGCGGCCGAGACCCCCGGCGCCCGGCGGGACCACCTCGCCGCCATCCGTCGCCACACCGCCCACTTCCGCGCGTTCGTCCGTACCGCGGAGCCGCGGCTGCGGTCCGCGGAACAGCTGCCGTGGCTGCGCCGGGTGGAGACCGAACTGGACAATCTCCGCGCCGCCCTGCACCGTTCGCTGCAGGCCGGGGACACCGACAGCGCGCTCGCCCTCGTCTTCGGCCTGGGCTGGTTCTGGTGGCTGCGCAACTACCGCGACGAGGGCGCGTCCTGGATCGACCGGTTGCTCGGCGTCCTGGCGCCCGGGGTGCTGCCCGTGCTGGCCCGGGAAGGTGCGCCCGCCCCGGCCGCCGGCGGACCGGCCGGCCGGCCCGACCCCCTGGACATCGCCGACCTCCAGTTGCTGCGGTACTTCCTCCTCTCCGACGAGCGCAGCGACGAGGAACTGAGGAGCCCGCCGAGCCTGGCCGTGGCGGTGGCCATCCGCGACGCCTACTCCGGCCACACCGGCCCGCGCTCCGCCCGTTTCCCCGGCGTCCTGTGGCCCTTCGCCGCCTATTTCACCGATGGGCGGGCGGGGGTGCTGCGGCTGCTCGACCAGGCCGTGGTCAACTGCCGTGAACACCGGGCGGAGTGGGCACTCGCGGTGGCGCTGATGTTCCGCACCCACTTGGTCATCGACATGCCGGGCGGGGTGCGCCGGGCCGAGCTGCACTGGCCGGAGCTGCGCGAACTCAGCCGGCGGGTCGGCGACCGCTGGGTACTCGCCCAGGTGCACGGC
It contains:
- a CDS encoding BTAD domain-containing putative transcriptional regulator, which codes for MDSGPGGYRLVTPADEVDLFRFERLVGEGSRALDSGDAETAAGTLRAALALWRGPAFADLPDRESAAARPEALRTTALYRRIEADLALGRAVEVVPELRELVAGDPLHEPFQAQLIRALSAAGRPADALTAYEDARRAIADRLGSRPGTELAGLHARLLRGDRPADARRGAADGRNGTGTPYGPPWGALDVPPAPGPAPGPASGVTADGGSPTRELRAPGIPAVGDRPPHDAPNAGSAPVSAPAPGAGTPAPDGRPRSAPADGGPDHGAGSGHGAGPGHGGGPEHGDRPGLGGGPGDDGPAVSPPRTAGAGTAGPHSAAARAAGPPAAETPAAPAPTGDEPRQHEPRPHEPWQGEPRTDEPRTGVPAGGVPANGMPLSGATSNGTPPNGVTSNGAPPGDSTGTPPAGTHPARTDEPASPGRPGGSLPPSGPGASPPSGPGASPPSGPGASPSSGPGAPPRTGPAPRPARAR
- a CDS encoding ATP-binding protein; translated protein: MAALAYPGAPAPPASGFAVPAVPGNLRPRLTSFVGRQAEVEALRRRLRESRLITLTGPGGSGKTRLSEETAATAAGAYPDGVWVAELAPLDDPSAVPGTVLSAVGRRDTTWLGAGFDSRTTGPDGADPTARLIEHCAHRRLLLLLDNCEHVIDAAARLAETLLAHCPGVTVLATSREPLGVPGETVRPVEPLLPAPAHQLFAERATAVRPGFAADQDRETAAAVAEICRRLDGLPLAIELAAARLRLLTPRQIADRLDDRFRLLTSGSRTVLPRQQTLRAVVDWSWDLLDERERTLLRRAAVFTGGWDLAAAEAVCADGPDTDPGTGPDTDPGTGPDTAPAGPGAAAPDDATVPGERVRIERADVLDLLGALVDKSLLVAEQPPRRSGGDEPGRAGPARAVPGHAGPGGDGPGGDGREGVDRDGRDGGGAGAGEPGTGGPGAGEPDGMRYRMLETIHEYATERAAETPGARRDHLAAIRRHTAHFRAFVRTAEPRLRSAEQLPWLRRVETELDNLRAALHRSLQAGDTDSALALVFGLGWFWWLRNYRDEGASWIDRLLGVLAPGVLPVLAREGAPAPAAGGPAGRPDPLDIADLQLLRYFLLSDERSDEELRSPPSLAVAVAIRDAYSGHTGPRSARFPGVLWPFAAYFTDGRAGVLRLLDQAVVNCREHRAEWALAVALMFRTHLVIDMPGGVRRAELHWPELRELSRRVGDRWVLAQVHGANGEMAMAHGRYAEARASYEEALRLARELGALAETPFLVTRLADLAFQTLETDEALRLLEQADAEADRYATYDARAFIRLLRAFIAVRNDDAAAARTLYEEARQASARSSPPPQADVALHGLDAWLTAAAGNLPEALRKAGGALRMGVESGCTEAVQAHQAMIAAGILLRMGEPGRAGQMLGAAKGWLGGLPPTPVQAEQIADIERKAGAALGARRYAEHHAAGMGLSALDCVALLDTVLAASGRHRATDGGSGAGPAGTGASRTDGHPH